The Desulfuromonas versatilis genome has a segment encoding these proteins:
- a CDS encoding NAD(P)/FAD-dependent oxidoreductase has translation MSEIPPAGPPPRVLIVGGGFAGLNAAKGLADAPVSVFLVDRHNYHLFQPLLYQVATAVLSPAEIATPIRHVLRDQQNVRIGLAELNGIDLARKTVSLPRGEIGYDYLILATGATHSYFGQDQWEKLAPGLKTIDDALEIRRRVLLAYEEAEWEEDVESRQAKLTFVVIGGGPTGVEMAGALKEIAARSVPRDFRFIDTTTARVILIEAGRRLLGGMPEALGRQALRDLQDMGVQVRLGCRVTGIRPGEVLVAEERLPAENVIWAAGVRGSPVARTLGVPLDDKGRVLVEADLSVPGHPEVFVIGDLASLIDPPSGQPIPGVAPAAIQMGQYVARIIAGEATAGKGPRPPFRYRDKGAMATIGRNRAVASVGGRNFSGAFAWLLWCAVHIWSLIGFRRRVFVMFSWLWSYLSFTKTARLITGNPQPRVKRPRGVIPTSRDNDAEQDDSPP, from the coding sequence ATGTCCGAAATTCCCCCAGCCGGCCCCCCGCCCCGGGTGCTCATCGTCGGCGGCGGCTTCGCCGGCCTCAACGCCGCCAAGGGGCTGGCCGACGCGCCGGTCTCGGTGTTCCTGGTCGATCGCCACAACTACCACCTGTTTCAGCCGCTGCTCTACCAGGTCGCCACGGCGGTGCTCAGCCCGGCGGAGATCGCCACCCCCATCCGCCACGTGCTTCGCGACCAGCAGAACGTGCGCATCGGCCTGGCCGAGCTGAACGGGATCGACCTGGCGCGAAAGACCGTCAGCCTGCCCCGCGGGGAAATCGGCTACGACTACCTGATCCTGGCCACCGGCGCCACCCACTCCTATTTTGGCCAGGACCAGTGGGAAAAACTGGCCCCCGGGCTCAAGACCATCGACGACGCCCTGGAGATCCGCCGCCGCGTGCTGCTTGCCTACGAGGAGGCCGAGTGGGAGGAAGATGTCGAATCGCGGCAGGCCAAGCTGACCTTCGTGGTGATCGGCGGGGGGCCGACCGGGGTCGAGATGGCCGGCGCCCTCAAGGAGATCGCGGCCAGGTCGGTGCCGCGGGACTTTCGCTTCATCGATACGACCACCGCCCGCGTCATCCTGATCGAAGCCGGCAGGCGCCTGCTCGGCGGGATGCCCGAGGCGTTGGGGCGGCAGGCTCTGCGGGATCTGCAGGACATGGGGGTGCAGGTGCGACTGGGTTGCCGGGTCACCGGCATCCGCCCCGGGGAGGTCCTGGTGGCTGAGGAGCGGCTGCCGGCCGAAAACGTCATCTGGGCCGCGGGGGTCCGCGGCTCACCGGTGGCGCGCACCCTGGGGGTTCCCCTGGACGACAAGGGGCGTGTCCTGGTGGAAGCCGACCTGTCGGTCCCGGGGCACCCGGAGGTGTTCGTGATCGGCGACCTGGCAAGCCTCATCGATCCGCCCAGTGGCCAACCAATCCCTGGGGTCGCCCCGGCCGCCATCCAGATGGGTCAGTACGTCGCGCGCATCATCGCAGGAGAAGCCACCGCCGGCAAAGGCCCGCGGCCGCCGTTCCGGTACCGCGACAAGGGCGCCATGGCGACTATCGGCCGCAACCGGGCCGTCGCTTCTGTAGGGGGGCGCAACTTTTCAGGGGCCTTCGCCTGGCTGCTGTGGTGCGCCGTGCATATCTGGTCGCTGATCGGCTTCCGGCGGCGGGTCTTTGTGATGTTTTCCTGGCTCTGGTCCTACCTGAGCTTTACCAAGACCGCGCGGCTGATCACCGGCAATCCCCAGCCCCGGGTCAAGCGCCCCCGCGGGGTCATCCCCACCAGCAGGGACAATGACGCCGAGCAGGACGACTCCCCTCCCTGA
- a CDS encoding glycoside hydrolase family 65 protein, protein MIRHETLNPPLHVYPINPWKIIETSFYPRFLAQTETIFSLGNGYLGMRGNYEEGRPYSQRGTFLNGFHETWPLVYSEGAFGFARTGQTMLNVTDAKTVVLYVDDEPFYLPEASLQLYQRTLDMQAGTLDRELLWETPSGKRVLIETRRLVSFEHRHLAAVSIQVTLLNAEAPVVISSELIGDQPNQAGIEDPRQAKGFAQRVLLPQRHYHRDRRLVMSHQARNSGMTLACAIDHQFETDCPHSWRTECAEDFGKVAYFVDAKPGIPIQLVKFIAYHSSDSIPAEKLCTRAEWTLDRALQQGFRALLDGQRRFLDEFWKRSDLEVEGDPGGSNRPMGEIQQALRWNLFQILQASARAEGTGIAAKGLTGQTYEGHYFWDTEIYVLPFLTYSAPHIARNLLRFRHSMLEKARQRARELNQKGALFPWRTINGEEASAYYAAGTAQYHINADIVYALRKYVEITDDKALLYNEGAEILVETARLWYDLGFFSGRNNGRFCIHGVTGPDEYTTVVNNNAYTNLMARENLRYAAETVAHMSERHPEHYASLVHRTGLDSAEPDQWREAAAAMYIPFDEATGIHPQDDNFLDREVWDLKATPRERFPLLLYHHPLVIYRHQVIKQADVVLAMFLLGNEFTPEQKKRNFDYYDPLTTGDSSLSACIQSIVANEIGDVQKAMKYARYAVLMDLADIGGNVKDGCHIASMGGTWMVVTYGFAGMRDHRGSLSFDPRLPPQLKRLRFQLTVRGQRLDVEMTREQAVYTLVEGKELTLEHQGRDLNLSPGQPLRVENTGSQD, encoded by the coding sequence ATGATACGTCATGAAACCCTCAATCCGCCGCTCCATGTTTATCCGATTAATCCCTGGAAAATTATCGAAACCAGTTTCTATCCGCGATTTCTGGCCCAGACCGAGACGATTTTTTCGCTGGGCAACGGCTATCTCGGCATGCGGGGCAATTACGAGGAGGGGCGCCCCTATTCGCAGCGCGGCACCTTTCTCAACGGTTTTCATGAAACCTGGCCCCTGGTTTACAGTGAGGGGGCTTTTGGCTTTGCCCGCACCGGGCAGACCATGCTCAACGTCACCGACGCCAAAACCGTGGTCCTCTACGTGGATGACGAGCCGTTTTACCTCCCCGAGGCGAGCCTGCAGCTTTATCAGCGGACCCTGGATATGCAGGCGGGCACCCTGGACCGGGAGCTTCTCTGGGAGACCCCTTCGGGGAAACGGGTGCTGATCGAAACGCGTCGGTTGGTTTCCTTCGAACACCGGCATCTCGCAGCGGTCTCCATCCAGGTCACCCTGCTCAACGCCGAAGCGCCGGTGGTCATCTCCTCCGAACTGATCGGCGATCAACCAAACCAGGCCGGCATTGAGGACCCGCGCCAGGCCAAGGGTTTTGCGCAGCGGGTGCTTTTGCCCCAGCGCCACTACCACCGCGACAGACGCCTGGTCATGAGTCATCAGGCCCGCAACAGCGGGATGACCCTGGCCTGCGCCATCGATCACCAGTTTGAGACCGACTGCCCCCACTCCTGGCGCACCGAGTGCGCGGAGGATTTCGGCAAGGTGGCATATTTTGTCGACGCCAAGCCGGGCATCCCGATCCAGTTGGTCAAATTCATCGCCTATCACAGCTCCGACAGCATCCCGGCAGAAAAGTTGTGTACCCGCGCCGAGTGGACCCTGGACCGCGCCCTGCAGCAGGGCTTCAGGGCCCTGCTGGATGGTCAGCGCCGCTTCCTGGATGAATTCTGGAAGCGCAGCGACCTGGAGGTGGAGGGCGACCCGGGGGGGAGTAACCGCCCCATGGGGGAAATCCAGCAGGCGCTGCGCTGGAACCTGTTCCAGATTCTGCAGGCCTCGGCTCGGGCCGAAGGGACCGGGATAGCCGCCAAGGGGCTGACCGGGCAGACCTACGAGGGGCATTACTTCTGGGACACGGAAATCTACGTCCTGCCGTTTCTGACCTATAGCGCCCCGCACATCGCCCGCAATCTGCTGCGGTTTCGCCACAGCATGCTGGAAAAGGCCCGGCAACGGGCCCGGGAGCTCAACCAGAAAGGGGCCCTGTTCCCCTGGCGGACCATCAACGGCGAGGAGGCGAGCGCCTACTACGCTGCCGGAACGGCCCAGTACCACATCAACGCCGACATCGTCTATGCCCTGCGCAAGTACGTGGAAATTACCGATGACAAGGCCTTGCTGTACAACGAAGGGGCCGAGATTCTGGTGGAAACCGCCCGGCTCTGGTATGACCTGGGGTTTTTCTCGGGGCGGAACAACGGCCGCTTCTGCATCCACGGGGTGACCGGGCCGGACGAGTACACCACGGTAGTCAACAACAACGCCTACACCAACCTCATGGCCAGGGAGAACCTGCGCTACGCCGCCGAAACGGTCGCCCACATGAGTGAGCGGCATCCGGAGCATTACGCCAGCCTGGTGCACAGGACCGGTCTCGATTCCGCCGAGCCCGACCAGTGGCGCGAGGCCGCTGCGGCCATGTACATCCCCTTTGACGAAGCCACGGGAATTCACCCCCAGGACGACAATTTCCTCGACCGCGAGGTGTGGGACCTCAAGGCGACCCCGCGCGAGCGTTTCCCCTTGCTGCTTTACCATCACCCGCTGGTGATCTACCGGCACCAGGTGATCAAGCAGGCCGATGTGGTCCTGGCCATGTTCCTGCTCGGCAACGAGTTCACCCCGGAGCAGAAAAAACGCAATTTCGATTACTACGATCCGTTGACCACGGGAGACTCCTCCCTGTCGGCCTGCATCCAGAGCATTGTGGCCAACGAAATCGGCGACGTGCAGAAGGCCATGAAGTACGCCCGCTATGCGGTGCTGATGGATCTGGCGGATATCGGCGGCAACGTCAAGGACGGCTGCCATATCGCCTCGATGGGCGGCACCTGGATGGTGGTCACCTACGGTTTCGCGGGAATGCGCGATCACCGGGGAAGCCTGAGTTTCGACCCCCGGCTTCCGCCTCAGCTCAAGAGGTTGCGGTTCCAGCTCACGGTGCGGGGCCAACGCCTGGATGTGGAGATGACGCGCGAGCAGGCGGTCTACACCCTGGTTGAGGGCAAAGAGCTGACGCTGGAGCATCAGGGCCGGGATCTGAACCTGTCGCCCGGACAGCCGCTGCGGGTGGAAAACACAGGGTCCCAGGATTAG
- a CDS encoding HAD family hydrolase — protein sequence MESLTAALTWENYDAVLFDLDGVLTATAKLHAVCWKQMFDEYLQQKSRERGEAFQPFDSDLDYRLYVDGKLRYEGVRSFLESRGIELPPGDPGDSPQVETICGLGNRKDKLVNELLAAGNVGVFEGSVSLVHHLRGQGIRTAVVSASKNCEAVLRAAGIADLFELWVDGKVAESLGLPGKPDPATFLKAAELLGVEPLRAVVVEDAISGVQAASRGGFALVIGIDRHGDAQALKENGADLVVRDLAELLPGKAGRT from the coding sequence ATGGAGTCGTTGACCGCAGCGCTGACCTGGGAAAATTACGACGCCGTGCTGTTTGACCTGGACGGGGTGCTGACCGCCACGGCCAAACTGCATGCAGTCTGCTGGAAGCAAATGTTCGATGAATACCTTCAGCAGAAGTCAAGGGAGAGGGGCGAGGCCTTTCAGCCCTTCGACAGCGACCTCGATTATCGTCTCTATGTGGACGGAAAGCTGCGCTACGAGGGGGTGCGGAGCTTCCTGGAGTCCCGGGGAATCGAGCTGCCGCCAGGGGATCCCGGGGACTCTCCGCAGGTCGAGACCATCTGCGGGCTTGGCAACCGCAAGGATAAACTGGTCAATGAACTGCTGGCCGCAGGCAACGTCGGTGTCTTCGAAGGGTCGGTGTCCCTGGTGCACCATCTTCGCGGCCAGGGGATCCGGACCGCGGTGGTGTCGGCGAGCAAAAACTGTGAAGCCGTCCTGCGTGCCGCCGGGATCGCCGACCTGTTCGAACTCTGGGTCGACGGGAAGGTGGCCGAGTCCCTCGGGCTGCCGGGGAAACCCGATCCGGCCACCTTTCTCAAGGCGGCCGAACTGCTCGGCGTGGAGCCCCTGCGGGCGGTGGTGGTGGAAGATGCGATCTCCGGGGTTCAGGCGGCCAGCAGAGGGGGGTTCGCGCTGGTGATCGGCATCGACCGGCACGGAGATGCCCAGGCTCTGAAGGAAAACGGTGCGGACCTGGTAGTCAGGGATCTGGCGGAACTTCTGCCCGGAAAGGCCGGCCGGACATGA
- a CDS encoding NADH-quinone oxidoreductase subunit N gives MENLVQLAMQNVNFAAIMPSLVLTCFGMALLMISVFSPRGKTTHVAWISVIALIVTGIVSLAAWNKPEFGFAGHVALDNFATFFNITFLFAAGLTILISDEYLKREGYPIGEYYALILFTTAGAMWMASGTDLMTIFLGLEVLSISLYVLAGLFRGQVRSNEAGLKYFLLGAFSTGFLLYGIALIYGVSGTTNLADIGMFLAAHESLISSPMAVAGMLLMAVGFLFKIAAAPFHMWTPDVYQGAPTPITAFMSAGPKAAAFAAFLRVFTLGLGPMQGDWTSLLWLLAILTMIVGNVIAIQQTNIKRMLAYSSIAHAGYALVGMVAANEIGLSGILFYMLGYTFMNIGAFAVLVLAGKQGEENLTLDGFAGFGYKRPFLGVAMTIFLFSLMGIPPTAGFAGKFYIFAGAVKAGYIWLAVIGVLNSAVSLYYYLRVMVAMYFKDPTENYEWVKLNTAAVVSIVVAIVGVLYLGLIPAKVMEMAKLAIF, from the coding sequence ATGGAAAATCTGGTGCAACTCGCCATGCAGAACGTGAACTTCGCGGCGATCATGCCATCGCTGGTGCTGACCTGTTTCGGCATGGCTCTGCTGATGATCAGCGTCTTTTCCCCTCGGGGCAAAACCACCCATGTCGCCTGGATCAGCGTCATCGCGCTGATCGTCACGGGCATCGTTTCCCTGGCAGCCTGGAACAAACCCGAATTCGGTTTCGCCGGGCACGTGGCACTCGATAACTTCGCCACCTTCTTCAACATCACCTTCCTGTTTGCCGCTGGGCTTACCATCCTGATCTCGGATGAATATCTCAAGCGGGAGGGGTATCCGATTGGCGAGTACTATGCCCTGATCCTGTTCACCACGGCCGGCGCCATGTGGATGGCCTCGGGCACCGACCTGATGACCATTTTCCTGGGCCTGGAAGTTCTTTCCATCTCGCTCTACGTGCTTGCCGGCCTGTTCCGCGGCCAGGTGCGCTCCAACGAAGCCGGGCTGAAGTATTTCCTGCTCGGCGCCTTCTCCACCGGTTTCCTGCTTTACGGGATCGCCCTCATCTACGGGGTGTCGGGGACGACCAACCTGGCCGATATCGGGATGTTCCTGGCGGCCCACGAATCGCTGATCTCCAGCCCCATGGCCGTTGCCGGCATGCTGCTGATGGCCGTCGGTTTCCTGTTCAAGATTGCCGCCGCTCCCTTCCACATGTGGACCCCGGACGTCTACCAGGGCGCTCCCACGCCGATCACCGCTTTCATGAGCGCAGGCCCCAAGGCCGCGGCATTTGCCGCTTTCCTGCGGGTCTTCACGCTTGGACTGGGCCCCATGCAGGGTGACTGGACCAGTCTTCTGTGGCTGCTGGCCATCCTGACCATGATCGTCGGCAACGTGATCGCCATCCAGCAGACCAACATCAAGCGAATGCTGGCCTACTCCTCCATCGCCCACGCCGGGTATGCCCTGGTCGGCATGGTGGCTGCCAACGAGATTGGCCTTTCCGGGATTCTCTTCTACATGCTCGGCTATACCTTCATGAACATCGGTGCCTTCGCGGTGCTGGTTCTTGCCGGGAAGCAGGGGGAGGAGAACCTGACTCTCGATGGATTTGCAGGCTTTGGCTACAAGCGCCCCTTCCTCGGGGTGGCGATGACCATCTTCCTGTTCTCGCTGATGGGGATTCCGCCTACAGCAGGTTTCGCCGGTAAGTTCTATATCTTCGCCGGCGCTGTCAAGGCTGGCTATATCTGGCTGGCGGTGATCGGGGTGCTCAATTCGGCCGTGTCCCTCTACTACTACCTGCGGGTCATGGTGGCCATGTACTTCAAGGATCCGACCGAGAACTACGAGTGGGTCAAGCTGAACACCGCGGCAGTGGTCTCTATCGTGGTGGCCATCGTTGGGGTCCTGTACCTTGGGCTGATCCCCGCCAAGGTCATGGAGATGGCCAAGCTGGCGATCTTCTGA
- a CDS encoding NADH-quinone oxidoreductase subunit M, with product MTDHLLSLMTFFPLLGMLLLLFIPKDNGGVLKGFTLVVTLVTFVFSLPLAFHDEFKTSAAMQYTEFASWISVGDFFQMNYNVGVDGISLWLILLTTFIMPIAVLSTWQAVEKNIKGFMALLLLLETAMLGAFISLDLFLFYIFWELMLIPMYFLIGIWGGGRRIYAAVKFFIYTAVGSLLMLVAIIYVYYHAVQSGMDLSGFSITDFYKMTIAPELQPWLFLAFAFSFAIKVPMFPLHTWLPDAHTEAPTAGSVILAAILLKMGTYGYVRFAMPLFPDALQTFMPLLATLCVIGIIYGALVAMMQDDVKKLVAYSSVSHLGFVMLGVFALNLQGLTGGMIQMINHGISTGALFLIVGFIYERRHTRLISEFGGLAKQMPIFATIFMIVTFSSIGLPGTNGFVGEFLALVGAFESELRWYAVISTAGVIFAAVYMLWMFQRVMFGELTNPKNQDLKDLSAREIVLMLPLLVFVFWIGVYPNTFFEKMSPSLEQLIIQVKSKQQVAMVEPVQTGHLEIK from the coding sequence ATGACCGACCATCTGCTTAGCCTGATGACCTTCTTCCCGCTGCTGGGGATGCTGCTGTTGCTGTTCATCCCCAAGGACAACGGCGGAGTACTCAAAGGCTTCACCCTGGTGGTGACCCTGGTCACCTTTGTCTTCAGTTTGCCGCTGGCGTTCCACGACGAGTTCAAAACCAGCGCGGCCATGCAATATACCGAGTTCGCCTCCTGGATCAGCGTTGGGGATTTCTTCCAGATGAACTACAATGTCGGTGTCGATGGCATCAGCCTGTGGCTGATCCTGCTGACCACCTTCATTATGCCCATCGCGGTGCTCTCCACCTGGCAGGCGGTCGAGAAGAACATCAAGGGCTTCATGGCGCTGTTGCTGCTGCTGGAAACCGCCATGCTCGGGGCGTTCATCTCCCTTGACCTGTTCCTGTTCTACATCTTCTGGGAGCTGATGCTGATTCCCATGTACTTCCTGATCGGCATCTGGGGCGGCGGCCGCCGGATTTACGCCGCGGTCAAGTTCTTCATCTATACCGCGGTAGGCTCCCTGCTGATGCTGGTGGCGATCATCTACGTCTATTACCACGCCGTCCAGTCGGGCATGGACCTCAGCGGGTTCAGCATCACCGACTTCTACAAGATGACCATCGCCCCCGAGCTGCAGCCCTGGCTGTTCCTGGCCTTCGCCTTCAGCTTCGCCATCAAGGTTCCGATGTTCCCCCTGCACACCTGGTTGCCCGACGCTCATACCGAGGCGCCCACCGCAGGTTCGGTTATCCTGGCCGCCATCCTGCTGAAAATGGGTACCTACGGCTACGTGCGCTTCGCCATGCCCCTGTTCCCCGACGCTCTGCAGACTTTCATGCCCCTGCTGGCCACCCTCTGCGTGATCGGCATCATCTACGGAGCCCTGGTCGCCATGATGCAGGACGACGTCAAGAAACTGGTCGCCTATTCCTCGGTTTCGCACCTTGGCTTCGTCATGCTGGGGGTGTTCGCCCTCAACCTGCAGGGGCTCACCGGTGGCATGATCCAGATGATCAACCACGGTATCTCCACTGGCGCGCTGTTCCTTATCGTCGGCTTTATCTACGAACGGCGCCACACCCGCCTGATCAGTGAGTTCGGCGGCCTGGCCAAGCAGATGCCGATCTTCGCCACCATCTTCATGATCGTGACCTTCTCCTCTATCGGCCTGCCCGGGACCAACGGCTTTGTCGGCGAGTTCCTGGCCCTGGTCGGCGCTTTTGAGAGCGAATTGCGCTGGTACGCAGTGATCTCCACCGCCGGGGTAATCTTCGCCGCGGTCTACATGCTCTGGATGTTCCAGAGGGTCATGTTCGGGGAACTTACCAACCCCAAGAACCAGGACCTCAAGGATCTCTCCGCCCGGGAAATCGTCCTGATGCTGCCGCTTCTGGTGTTCGTCTTCTGGATCGGTGTCTATCCCAACACCTTCTTCGAGAAGATGTCCCCTTCCCTCGAACAGTTGATCATCCAGGTGAAGAGCAAGCAGCAGGTCGCCATGGTGGAACCGGTTCAGACCGGGCACCTGGAAATCAAATAA
- the nuoL gene encoding NADH-quinone oxidoreductase subunit L: MYDKLWLIPFFPLLGFVINGLFGKKIKNEKVIGAIGTLAIASSFVVSCKYFFQLLGDSVKVHQQVIAPWMSLGTLQIDWGFLLDPLSALMIMVVTGVGSLIHLYSIGYMHGEEGFYRYFAYLNLFCFSMLMLVLGNNALVMFIGWEGVGLCSYLLIGYYFHKKSAGDAAKKAFVVNRVGDFGFLLGLFTLFWTLGSEHGIWTVNFVEIAEHGHLLGVGSTVVTVVTLCFFLGATGKSAQIPLYTWLPDAMEGPTPVSALIHAATMVTAGVYMIGRMNGLFAQAPDTMMVVALVGAATAIFAATIGFAQNDIKRVLAYSTVSQLGFMFMAMGVGAFTAGIFHLMTHAFFKACLFLGSGSVIHAMHHALHHAHLHDDPQDMRNMGGLRKKMPVTWATFGISCLAIAGMPFFSGFFSKDEILWWTFASTRGSMLVWIIGSIAACMTAFYMFRCLYMTFHGEQKTHAKAKDHVHESPWVITLPLVVLAALATVGGLVGIPHAIDVLHVGNRLEGFLAPVFHQTQQVYEISAHGTAAVERWLMVLSVVIGLVGIGLATVMYMKKPELPAKFVSKFSGLHRIVFNKWYIDELYDALFVNPCKRLGTFLWKGFDVMVVDGAVNGVAGLVNLWSKGLRHVQSGLVHNYALSMVVGVILIVGFYVFR, from the coding sequence ATGTACGACAAACTATGGCTTATCCCATTCTTTCCGCTGCTGGGGTTCGTAATCAACGGACTTTTCGGCAAGAAAATCAAGAATGAGAAGGTAATCGGCGCTATCGGAACGCTCGCCATCGCCTCTTCGTTCGTGGTCTCCTGCAAGTATTTTTTCCAGCTGCTGGGAGATTCGGTCAAGGTTCACCAGCAGGTCATCGCCCCTTGGATGTCCCTCGGGACCCTGCAGATTGACTGGGGCTTCCTGCTCGATCCGCTTTCCGCCCTGATGATTATGGTGGTCACCGGTGTCGGCTCCCTCATCCATCTCTACTCCATCGGGTATATGCACGGCGAAGAGGGCTTTTACCGCTATTTCGCCTACCTGAACCTGTTCTGCTTCTCCATGCTGATGCTGGTCCTGGGCAACAACGCCCTGGTCATGTTCATCGGTTGGGAGGGGGTCGGCCTCTGCTCCTACCTGCTCATCGGCTACTACTTCCATAAGAAGAGCGCCGGGGACGCCGCCAAAAAGGCCTTCGTCGTCAACCGCGTCGGCGACTTCGGGTTCCTGCTCGGCCTCTTCACCCTGTTCTGGACCCTCGGCAGCGAGCACGGGATCTGGACCGTCAACTTCGTCGAGATCGCCGAGCATGGCCACCTGCTCGGAGTCGGCAGCACCGTGGTGACGGTGGTGACCCTCTGTTTCTTCCTCGGCGCCACCGGCAAGTCGGCACAGATCCCCCTCTACACCTGGCTGCCCGACGCCATGGAAGGCCCGACCCCGGTTTCGGCCCTGATCCATGCCGCCACCATGGTTACCGCCGGCGTCTACATGATCGGCCGCATGAACGGGCTTTTCGCCCAGGCTCCCGACACCATGATGGTGGTTGCCTTGGTCGGTGCCGCTACCGCCATCTTCGCCGCCACCATCGGTTTCGCGCAGAATGACATCAAGCGGGTGCTGGCCTATTCCACCGTCTCCCAGCTCGGTTTCATGTTCATGGCCATGGGGGTGGGGGCCTTCACCGCCGGCATTTTCCACCTGATGACCCACGCCTTCTTCAAGGCCTGCCTGTTCCTCGGCTCCGGTTCGGTAATCCACGCCATGCACCACGCCTTGCACCATGCCCACCTTCACGATGACCCGCAGGACATGCGCAACATGGGCGGGCTGCGCAAGAAGATGCCGGTTACCTGGGCGACCTTCGGGATCTCCTGTCTGGCCATCGCCGGCATGCCGTTCTTCTCCGGCTTCTTCTCCAAGGATGAGATCCTCTGGTGGACGTTTGCCTCCACCCGCGGCAGCATGCTGGTCTGGATCATCGGCTCGATTGCGGCGTGTATGACCGCCTTTTACATGTTCCGCTGCCTCTACATGACCTTCCACGGCGAGCAGAAGACCCACGCCAAAGCCAAGGATCATGTTCACGAGTCGCCCTGGGTGATCACCCTGCCGCTGGTGGTACTGGCCGCTCTGGCGACCGTCGGCGGTCTGGTGGGCATACCGCACGCCATCGACGTCCTCCATGTGGGGAACCGGCTCGAGGGCTTCCTCGCCCCGGTCTTCCACCAGACCCAGCAGGTATATGAAATTTCCGCTCACGGCACGGCTGCGGTGGAGCGGTGGCTGATGGTGCTTTCGGTGGTCATCGGCCTGGTCGGCATCGGCCTCGCCACCGTGATGTACATGAAAAAACCGGAACTGCCTGCCAAATTCGTCAGCAAATTTTCCGGGCTGCACCGTATCGTTTTCAACAAGTGGTACATTGACGAGCTTTACGACGCCCTGTTCGTCAATCCCTGCAAGCGTCTCGGGACCTTCCTCTGGAAGGGCTTCGATGTCATGGTCGTGGATGGGGCGGTCAACGGTGTTGCCGGTCTTGTCAACCTCTGGTCCAAGGGGTTGCGCCATGTGCAGAGCGGCTTGGTTCACAATTACGCCCTGTCCATGGTCGTTGGGGTGATCCTGATTGTTGGTTTCTACGTCTTCAGGTAA
- the nuoK gene encoding NADH-quinone oxidoreductase subunit NuoK: MITVHHYMTVSAILFALGTFGVLTRKNAIVIFMCIELMLNGVNLSFIALSHFMGNIDGQIFVFFVMTVAAAEAAVGLALMITFFRNKESIDVDEINMLKW, from the coding sequence ATGATTACCGTTCACCATTACATGACTGTCAGCGCGATTCTTTTCGCTCTGGGCACCTTTGGGGTTCTGACCCGGAAAAATGCAATCGTCATCTTTATGTGCATCGAACTGATGCTCAACGGCGTCAACCTCTCCTTCATCGCTCTTTCCCACTTCATGGGGAACATCGACGGTCAGATTTTCGTATTCTTCGTCATGACCGTCGCGGCCGCAGAAGCTGCGGTAGGGCTCGCCCTGATGATCACCTTCTTCAGGAACAAAGAGTCCATCGACGTCGACGAAATCAACATGCTTAAATGGTGA
- a CDS encoding NADH-quinone oxidoreductase subunit J, with protein MELLFFYLVALVAVLSGFLVVKCKSPVNSAISLVMTFVCLAVFYVMLHAPFMAAIQIMVYAGAIIVLIVFVIMLLNLGTATRQVSSHSVVWGIGAAVLVLIQALYFLNKGGATGAQGSLAEDIAATGGHTEAIGKALFTDFLLPFEITSILLLVAIIGAVVLAKREV; from the coding sequence ATGGAACTTCTGTTTTTCTATCTGGTCGCCTTGGTTGCCGTCCTTTCCGGATTTTTGGTGGTCAAGTGCAAAAGCCCGGTCAACAGTGCCATCTCACTGGTCATGACCTTCGTCTGCCTGGCGGTCTTTTACGTCATGCTTCACGCACCCTTCATGGCCGCCATTCAGATTATGGTCTACGCCGGTGCCATCATCGTTCTGATCGTTTTTGTCATCATGCTGCTCAACCTGGGAACCGCCACGCGGCAGGTCAGCAGTCACAGCGTGGTCTGGGGCATCGGGGCGGCGGTGCTGGTGCTGATCCAGGCACTCTACTTCCTGAACAAGGGCGGGGCCACGGGGGCACAGGGTTCGCTCGCGGAAGACATCGCTGCCACCGGGGGGCATACCGAAGCCATCGGCAAGGCCCTGTTCACCGATTTTCTTCTTCCCTTTGAAATCACCTCTATCCTGCTCCTGGTTGCCATCATCGGTGCCGTGGTGCTGGCCAAGAGGGAAGTCTAG
- a CDS encoding NuoI/complex I 23 kDa subunit family protein, which yields MFREFAKGLSITFKHLLPGHSTTVQYPTEKLKPSDRFRGLHRLVPTQDREKCVACYLCPTVCPAKCITVESAENEKGEKYPRVYKIDLLRCIFCGYCVEACPVEAIEMTGTYELANYKREDFEFTKERLLK from the coding sequence ATGTTTAGAGAGTTTGCCAAAGGTCTGAGCATTACCTTCAAACACCTGCTCCCGGGGCATTCGACCACGGTCCAGTATCCTACTGAAAAGCTGAAGCCCTCCGACCGTTTCCGGGGCCTGCACCGCCTGGTTCCGACCCAGGACCGGGAGAAGTGCGTGGCCTGCTACCTCTGCCCGACGGTATGCCCCGCCAAGTGCATCACCGTCGAATCGGCCGAGAACGAGAAGGGGGAGAAATACCCCAGGGTCTACAAGATCGATCTGCTCCGTTGCATCTTCTGCGGCTACTGCGTTGAGGCCTGCCCGGTGGAGGCGATCGAGATGACCGGCACTTACGAGCTGGCCAACTACAAGCGGGAAGACTTCGAATTCACCAAAGAGCGACTTCTCAAGTAA